In the genome of Ornithorhynchus anatinus isolate Pmale09 chromosome 9, mOrnAna1.pri.v4, whole genome shotgun sequence, one region contains:
- the KHK gene encoding ketohexokinase isoform X3, whose protein sequence is MEEKQILCVGLAVLDVINVVEKYPEEDSDSRCLSQRWQRGGNASNSCTVLSLLGAPCAFMGSLAPGHIADFLVADFGRRGVDVTQVAWQSGGDTPCSCCVISGSNGSRTIVLYDTNLPDVTARDFEKVDLSRYKWIHIEGRNAAEQVKMLQRVDQYNKARPPELQIRTSVEVEKPREELFQLFGCGDVVFVSKDVAKHMGFRSAAETLEGLYGRVRKGAVLVCAWAEQGADALGPDGQLLHSDAFPPPRVVDTLGAGDTFNASFIFSLCQGKSVQEALVFGCQVAGKKCGLHGYDGIV, encoded by the exons ATGGAAGAGAAGCAGATCTTgtgcgtggggctcgccgtcctgGACGTCATCAATGTGGTGGAAAAATATCCCGAAGAGGATTCCGACAGCAG GTGCCTGAGCCAGCGCTGGCAGAGGGGCGGCAACGCCTCCAACTCCTGCACCGTCCTGTCCCTGCTGGGAGCGCCCTGTGCCTTCATGGGCTCTCTGGCCCCGGGCCACATTGCCGA CTTCCTCGTGGCTGACTTTGGGCGGCGGGGAGTGGATGTGACGCAGGTGGCGTGGCAGAGCGGCGGAGACACGCCTTGCTCCTGCTGCGTGATCAGCGGCTCCAATGGCTCCCGCACCATTGTGCTCTACGACAC GAACCTGCCTGACGTGACAGCCCGAGACTTTGAGAAGGTCGACCTGTCTCGGTACAAGTGGATCCATATCGAG GGCCGGAACGCGGCGGAGCAGGTGAAGATGCTGCAGCGGGTGGATCAGTATAACAAGGCCCGTCCCCCCGAGCTGCAGATCCGGACGTCCGTGGAGGTGGAGAAGCCCCGGGAGGAGCTCTTTCAGCTGTTTGGATGTGGAGATGTG GTGTTCGTCAGCAAGGATGTAGCCAAGCACATGGGTTTCCGGTCGGCGGCTGAGACCCTCGAGGGGCTTTACGGCCGtgtgaggaaggg GGCCGTGCTTGTGTGCGCGTGGGCGGAGCAGGGAGCGGATGCGCTGGGGCCCGACGGGCAGCTCCTGCACTCAGACGCCTTCCCCCCTCCTCGGGTGGTGGACACGCTGGGAGCTGGGGACACCTTCAACGCTTCGTTCATCTTCAGCCTCTGTCAAG GAAAAAGCGTGCAGGAGGCCCTGGTCTTCGGCTGTCAAGTGGCAGGCAAGAAGTGTGGGCTGCACGGCTACGACGGCATCGTGTGA
- the KHK gene encoding ketohexokinase isoform X4, with protein MEEKQILCVGLAVLDVINVVEKYPEEDSDSRCLSQRWQRGGNASNSCTVLSLLGAPCAFMGSLAPGHIADFVVKDLQRYSVDLSQAVLRAESSVPVSVVIGNVANGSRTILHANGNLPDVTARDFEKVDLSRYKWIHIEGRNAAEQVKMLQRVDQYNKARPPELQIRTSVEVEKPREELFQLFGCGDVVFVSKDVAKHMGFRSAAETLEGLYGRVRKGAVLVCAWAEQGADALGPDGQLLHSDAFPPPRVVDTLGAGDTFNASFIFSLCQGKSVQEALVFGCQVAGKKCGLHGYDGIV; from the exons ATGGAAGAGAAGCAGATCTTgtgcgtggggctcgccgtcctgGACGTCATCAATGTGGTGGAAAAATATCCCGAAGAGGATTCCGACAGCAG GTGCCTGAGCCAGCGCTGGCAGAGGGGCGGCAACGCCTCCAACTCCTGCACCGTCCTGTCCCTGCTGGGAGCGCCCTGTGCCTTCATGGGCTCTCTGGCCCCGGGCCACATTGCCGA cTTTGTCGTGAAAGACCTGCAGCGTTACTCCGTGGACCTCAGCCAGGCCGTCCTTCGGGCCGAGAGCTCCGTCCCCGTCTCCGTCGTCATCGGCAACGTGGCCAACGGCAGCCGGACCATCCTGCACGCCAACGG GAACCTGCCTGACGTGACAGCCCGAGACTTTGAGAAGGTCGACCTGTCTCGGTACAAGTGGATCCATATCGAG GGCCGGAACGCGGCGGAGCAGGTGAAGATGCTGCAGCGGGTGGATCAGTATAACAAGGCCCGTCCCCCCGAGCTGCAGATCCGGACGTCCGTGGAGGTGGAGAAGCCCCGGGAGGAGCTCTTTCAGCTGTTTGGATGTGGAGATGTG GTGTTCGTCAGCAAGGATGTAGCCAAGCACATGGGTTTCCGGTCGGCGGCTGAGACCCTCGAGGGGCTTTACGGCCGtgtgaggaaggg GGCCGTGCTTGTGTGCGCGTGGGCGGAGCAGGGAGCGGATGCGCTGGGGCCCGACGGGCAGCTCCTGCACTCAGACGCCTTCCCCCCTCCTCGGGTGGTGGACACGCTGGGAGCTGGGGACACCTTCAACGCTTCGTTCATCTTCAGCCTCTGTCAAG GAAAAAGCGTGCAGGAGGCCCTGGTCTTCGGCTGTCAAGTGGCAGGCAAGAAGTGTGGGCTGCACGGCTACGACGGCATCGTGTGA
- the KHK gene encoding ketohexokinase isoform X2: protein MEEKQILCVGLAVLDVINVVEKYPEEDSDSRCLSQRWQRGGNASNSCTVLSLLGAPCAFMGSLAPGHIADQAVLRAESSVPVSVVIGNVANGSRTILHANGFLVADFGRRGVDVTQVAWQSGGDTPCSCCVISGSNGSRTIVLYDTNLPDVTARDFEKVDLSRYKWIHIEGRNAAEQVKMLQRVDQYNKARPPELQIRTSVEVEKPREELFQLFGCGDVVFVSKDVAKHMGFRSAAETLEGLYGRVRKGAVLVCAWAEQGADALGPDGQLLHSDAFPPPRVVDTLGAGDTFNASFIFSLCQGKSVQEALVFGCQVAGKKCGLHGYDGIV, encoded by the exons ATGGAAGAGAAGCAGATCTTgtgcgtggggctcgccgtcctgGACGTCATCAATGTGGTGGAAAAATATCCCGAAGAGGATTCCGACAGCAG GTGCCTGAGCCAGCGCTGGCAGAGGGGCGGCAACGCCTCCAACTCCTGCACCGTCCTGTCCCTGCTGGGAGCGCCCTGTGCCTTCATGGGCTCTCTGGCCCCGGGCCACATTGCCGA CCAGGCCGTCCTTCGGGCCGAGAGCTCCGTCCCCGTCTCCGTCGTCATCGGCAACGTGGCCAACGGCAGCCGGACCATCCTGCACGCCAACGG CTTCCTCGTGGCTGACTTTGGGCGGCGGGGAGTGGATGTGACGCAGGTGGCGTGGCAGAGCGGCGGAGACACGCCTTGCTCCTGCTGCGTGATCAGCGGCTCCAATGGCTCCCGCACCATTGTGCTCTACGACAC GAACCTGCCTGACGTGACAGCCCGAGACTTTGAGAAGGTCGACCTGTCTCGGTACAAGTGGATCCATATCGAG GGCCGGAACGCGGCGGAGCAGGTGAAGATGCTGCAGCGGGTGGATCAGTATAACAAGGCCCGTCCCCCCGAGCTGCAGATCCGGACGTCCGTGGAGGTGGAGAAGCCCCGGGAGGAGCTCTTTCAGCTGTTTGGATGTGGAGATGTG GTGTTCGTCAGCAAGGATGTAGCCAAGCACATGGGTTTCCGGTCGGCGGCTGAGACCCTCGAGGGGCTTTACGGCCGtgtgaggaaggg GGCCGTGCTTGTGTGCGCGTGGGCGGAGCAGGGAGCGGATGCGCTGGGGCCCGACGGGCAGCTCCTGCACTCAGACGCCTTCCCCCCTCCTCGGGTGGTGGACACGCTGGGAGCTGGGGACACCTTCAACGCTTCGTTCATCTTCAGCCTCTGTCAAG GAAAAAGCGTGCAGGAGGCCCTGGTCTTCGGCTGTCAAGTGGCAGGCAAGAAGTGTGGGCTGCACGGCTACGACGGCATCGTGTGA
- the KHK gene encoding ketohexokinase isoform X1 yields MEEKQILCVGLAVLDVINVVEKYPEEDSDSRCLSQRWQRGGNASNSCTVLSLLGAPCAFMGSLAPGHIADFVVKDLQRYSVDLSQAVLRAESSVPVSVVIGNVANGSRTILHANGFLVADFGRRGVDVTQVAWQSGGDTPCSCCVISGSNGSRTIVLYDTNLPDVTARDFEKVDLSRYKWIHIEGRNAAEQVKMLQRVDQYNKARPPELQIRTSVEVEKPREELFQLFGCGDVVFVSKDVAKHMGFRSAAETLEGLYGRVRKGAVLVCAWAEQGADALGPDGQLLHSDAFPPPRVVDTLGAGDTFNASFIFSLCQGKSVQEALVFGCQVAGKKCGLHGYDGIV; encoded by the exons ATGGAAGAGAAGCAGATCTTgtgcgtggggctcgccgtcctgGACGTCATCAATGTGGTGGAAAAATATCCCGAAGAGGATTCCGACAGCAG GTGCCTGAGCCAGCGCTGGCAGAGGGGCGGCAACGCCTCCAACTCCTGCACCGTCCTGTCCCTGCTGGGAGCGCCCTGTGCCTTCATGGGCTCTCTGGCCCCGGGCCACATTGCCGA cTTTGTCGTGAAAGACCTGCAGCGTTACTCCGTGGACCTCAGCCAGGCCGTCCTTCGGGCCGAGAGCTCCGTCCCCGTCTCCGTCGTCATCGGCAACGTGGCCAACGGCAGCCGGACCATCCTGCACGCCAACGG CTTCCTCGTGGCTGACTTTGGGCGGCGGGGAGTGGATGTGACGCAGGTGGCGTGGCAGAGCGGCGGAGACACGCCTTGCTCCTGCTGCGTGATCAGCGGCTCCAATGGCTCCCGCACCATTGTGCTCTACGACAC GAACCTGCCTGACGTGACAGCCCGAGACTTTGAGAAGGTCGACCTGTCTCGGTACAAGTGGATCCATATCGAG GGCCGGAACGCGGCGGAGCAGGTGAAGATGCTGCAGCGGGTGGATCAGTATAACAAGGCCCGTCCCCCCGAGCTGCAGATCCGGACGTCCGTGGAGGTGGAGAAGCCCCGGGAGGAGCTCTTTCAGCTGTTTGGATGTGGAGATGTG GTGTTCGTCAGCAAGGATGTAGCCAAGCACATGGGTTTCCGGTCGGCGGCTGAGACCCTCGAGGGGCTTTACGGCCGtgtgaggaaggg GGCCGTGCTTGTGTGCGCGTGGGCGGAGCAGGGAGCGGATGCGCTGGGGCCCGACGGGCAGCTCCTGCACTCAGACGCCTTCCCCCCTCCTCGGGTGGTGGACACGCTGGGAGCTGGGGACACCTTCAACGCTTCGTTCATCTTCAGCCTCTGTCAAG GAAAAAGCGTGCAGGAGGCCCTGGTCTTCGGCTGTCAAGTGGCAGGCAAGAAGTGTGGGCTGCACGGCTACGACGGCATCGTGTGA
- the KHK gene encoding ketohexokinase isoform X6 codes for MEEKQILCVGLAVLDVINVVEKYPEEDSDSRCLSQRWQRGGNASNSCTVLSLLGAPCAFMGSLAPGHIAENLPDVTARDFEKVDLSRYKWIHIEGRNAAEQVKMLQRVDQYNKARPPELQIRTSVEVEKPREELFQLFGCGDVVFVSKDVAKHMGFRSAAETLEGLYGRVRKGAVLVCAWAEQGADALGPDGQLLHSDAFPPPRVVDTLGAGDTFNASFIFSLCQGKSVQEALVFGCQVAGKKCGLHGYDGIV; via the exons ATGGAAGAGAAGCAGATCTTgtgcgtggggctcgccgtcctgGACGTCATCAATGTGGTGGAAAAATATCCCGAAGAGGATTCCGACAGCAG GTGCCTGAGCCAGCGCTGGCAGAGGGGCGGCAACGCCTCCAACTCCTGCACCGTCCTGTCCCTGCTGGGAGCGCCCTGTGCCTTCATGGGCTCTCTGGCCCCGGGCCACATTGCCGA GAACCTGCCTGACGTGACAGCCCGAGACTTTGAGAAGGTCGACCTGTCTCGGTACAAGTGGATCCATATCGAG GGCCGGAACGCGGCGGAGCAGGTGAAGATGCTGCAGCGGGTGGATCAGTATAACAAGGCCCGTCCCCCCGAGCTGCAGATCCGGACGTCCGTGGAGGTGGAGAAGCCCCGGGAGGAGCTCTTTCAGCTGTTTGGATGTGGAGATGTG GTGTTCGTCAGCAAGGATGTAGCCAAGCACATGGGTTTCCGGTCGGCGGCTGAGACCCTCGAGGGGCTTTACGGCCGtgtgaggaaggg GGCCGTGCTTGTGTGCGCGTGGGCGGAGCAGGGAGCGGATGCGCTGGGGCCCGACGGGCAGCTCCTGCACTCAGACGCCTTCCCCCCTCCTCGGGTGGTGGACACGCTGGGAGCTGGGGACACCTTCAACGCTTCGTTCATCTTCAGCCTCTGTCAAG GAAAAAGCGTGCAGGAGGCCCTGGTCTTCGGCTGTCAAGTGGCAGGCAAGAAGTGTGGGCTGCACGGCTACGACGGCATCGTGTGA
- the KHK gene encoding ketohexokinase isoform X5 — protein MERWQVGMVRSPPPAGPPSVLCLTAGSFSFPSLAAHEASCCSWSRPAGAPSGGFPSRTLASLACRAGLQQCQPHVSGASPPWLLAVLGNHHFRHQRLVLDSPSPVRPLNRNLPDVTARDFEKVDLSRYKWIHIEGRNAAEQVKMLQRVDQYNKARPPELQIRTSVEVEKPREELFQLFGCGDVVFVSKDVAKHMGFRSAAETLEGLYGRVRKGAVLVCAWAEQGADALGPDGQLLHSDAFPPPRVVDTLGAGDTFNASFIFSLCQGKSVQEALVFGCQVAGKKCGLHGYDGIV, from the exons aTGGAGCGCTGGCAGGTGGGGATGGTCCGCTCTCCCCCTCCGGCCGGCCCTCCCAGCGTCCTCTGCCTCACCGCTGGGTCCTTCTCATTTCCCTCGCTGGCCGCTCATGAGGCCTCGTGCTGCAGTTGGAGTCGTCCGGCTGGGGCTCCCAGCGGGGGTTTCCCCTCCAGGACTCTGGCTTCTCTTGCTTGCCGGGCAGGACTGCAGCAGTGCCAGCCACACGTTTCTGGTGCCAGCCCTCCCTGGCTTCTTGCTGTTTTGGGGAACCACCATTTTCGCCATCAGCGTCTTGTGCTGGACTCCCCGTCTCCCGTCAGGCCTCTAAACAG GAACCTGCCTGACGTGACAGCCCGAGACTTTGAGAAGGTCGACCTGTCTCGGTACAAGTGGATCCATATCGAG GGCCGGAACGCGGCGGAGCAGGTGAAGATGCTGCAGCGGGTGGATCAGTATAACAAGGCCCGTCCCCCCGAGCTGCAGATCCGGACGTCCGTGGAGGTGGAGAAGCCCCGGGAGGAGCTCTTTCAGCTGTTTGGATGTGGAGATGTG GTGTTCGTCAGCAAGGATGTAGCCAAGCACATGGGTTTCCGGTCGGCGGCTGAGACCCTCGAGGGGCTTTACGGCCGtgtgaggaaggg GGCCGTGCTTGTGTGCGCGTGGGCGGAGCAGGGAGCGGATGCGCTGGGGCCCGACGGGCAGCTCCTGCACTCAGACGCCTTCCCCCCTCCTCGGGTGGTGGACACGCTGGGAGCTGGGGACACCTTCAACGCTTCGTTCATCTTCAGCCTCTGTCAAG GAAAAAGCGTGCAGGAGGCCCTGGTCTTCGGCTGTCAAGTGGCAGGCAAGAAGTGTGGGCTGCACGGCTACGACGGCATCGTGTGA